The window TCATAGGCAATCACAAGCTTTTTTATCTGGTCAATGCCAATTTCTCTTAGTCCTTCTTTTAATTGTTGCCTGACTACGCTTTCTGTTTTTCCATCTGTTCTTTCGTCCAGCTTTTCTCCAATGCACAAAATTGGTGTTAAATCAACGGAAAAGGCAGTTTTCATTTTTGCATTGACAAAGGAATCGGTTTCTCCGAAAACATGCCTTCTTTCTGAGTGACCAATCAGTGTATAGGAACAACCAACTTCCTTTATCATTGCAGCAGAGACTTCACCTGTGTAAGCCCCGCGTATTTCACTATGTATATTTTGTGCCACCACAGATACACCGCTCCCTTTTAATGAATCACAAACTTCTTTCAAAAAAACATATGAAGGACATATACCACAAAGGGTCTTACCAGAACCATTCAATTTGTTTCTCAATACCTTGACATATTCAACCGCCTCGGTAAATGAAAGATTCATTTTCCAGTTTCCAATAATGAAAGGCACTTTTATCATCTTGCAGTAATTACCCTCTAATCAACCTTCGGAAATGATCCCAAAACTTTTACGTCTAAACATTTTTTCGATACCTCTTGAAGTGTTTTTTGAACATTTTCATTAGATACATGTCCTTCAAAGTCCAGGTAAAAACAATATTCCCAAACTTTCTGTCTCGTAGGTATGGTCTCAATATTTGTAAGATTGATATTATTTGCCTTAAAAGGTTCCAAAATCTCAACCAATGCCCCGACATGATTTTTTATATAACACATTACTGCCGTTCTGTCCCTTCCGCTTGGCGCACCATACTCTTTCCCAAGCACAAAAAATCTCGTTATGTTATCTTGACGGTCTTCTATATTTTTCACAAGGATATTTAATCCATATTTTTTCGCAATTTCTTCATTACCGATTGCCGAACAATATCTATTCCCCTGATCCGAACAAGACTCTTTTTCAACAAAACGAGCTGCCTCTGCACTGCTGCTGACTTCTATTAACTTTGCCTCTGGCAAATTGCTTGCCAACCAATTCCTGCATTGAAATAAAATCTGTGGTTTTGAGTATACTTTTTTAATTTCCTCTTTCGTACAATTTGCCATTAAATTGTGGTGAATCGGCAAAAAAATCTCGGTACAGACCTTGAGATTAAACTCCGCAAACAAATTAAGTGTTTCTCTGATACCACCTTCACTGGAATTTTCAACGGGAACAATTCCGTAATCGCTTCTCCCGGATGCTACTTCCTTAAAAACATCACTGATATCCCTGACAGGTACATACTCAACGGACGAACCGAATTTCTGTTTGGCCGCAAAATAACTAAAGGTGCCTTCTGGTCCTAAATATGAAACCCTCGTTGCTTTCTCCAACATTAAAGAGCCCGCCATTAATTCACGATATATCGCCATTAAGCATTTATTTGTCAACGGGCCCTTATTTTGCGAAATAATTCGCGTATAAACTTCTTTTTCTCTGCTAGGAACATAGACTTGAGATTGATTTTGCATTTTTATTTCACCAATCTTCAATACAATTTTTGCCCTTTCATTCAGTAGTGATACTATCCTAAAATCCAGCGCATCTATTTGCTTTCGTAAGGCATCCATATCCATGGCAAATTACGTTAATTCCTATTCAACACAAACTTTAATAGTATTTTGTTTAGTTATTGCAAATAAAGCAGTTAGATTTAACTTATCGATAAAATCTATCAAAATTCACTAGAAGAGTCAATAAAATTAAGTTTATTTCCACTTTTTTAATTGACTGTCAATAAAAGGTTGTTAAAATGAATTATCCTGGCTGCTGCAATTGTCATAATTTGCTTTATTACTTATTGTTATGACATATTTTTCACACCTGGCCATCGCTCTTTGATTTTTTACCTATTTTATTGTTTTTGCATCGCCTGATTTTCTAACAGGGATTGTTTATTCAAAATTTTGTTACCAATTACTTATACGATCTTATACGCTATTTACTGTTTTTATAGAAAGGAATATACATGCTCGGTACGCGAACCAAAGGTTCTCAACAAAGAATCGGAGTATTTGTTGATGTCCAAAATATGTTTTATTCGGCAAAGGCCTTACATCAATCAAAAATCGACTACAGTAAGCTTTTACTGGAAATAGTAGGCAATAGAAATCTTATACGAGCAATTGCATATGTAGTCCAGAAACCAGATGTTGATCAGTCAAGTTTTACTGATGCATTGGGTCGTTTAGGATACGAGATTAAATCAAAAGAACTTCGTTTGAGACCGGACGGCACAGCAAAAGGTGACTGGGATATGGGCATTGCCATTGACTCCATTGCTATTGCACCCAAGCTGGACACCGTTGTTCTGGTTACCGGAGACGGAGACTTTGTCCCACTTGTTGAAATGTTGAAGGCACATGGATGTAGAGTAGAAACTGTTTCTTTCAGGAGAAGCACAGCAGTCGAACTCATTAGCGCCTCTACAAGATATACTGCAATAGAAGAATCAATGTTATTTAAGGAAAAAAAATTCCAAAAAAACGATCCTTCAAATGAATAACCCTGTCCAGAAGGAAAAACTTGACGAATGCCAGCAAACACTTGGATATTTCTTTACAGATGCCCTGTTACTCCAAAAAGCATTAACGCACACCTCATGCAGGCTGGAAAATAATTTCTCTAACGAGCGTTTGGAATTTTTAGGCGATGCTATATTAGGGATGATTATTTCCGACAACCTTTACAAAACGCTTCCACACTATAGCGAGGGAGAACTTACGAAGATAAAATCTGTGGTAGTCAGTCAAACAACCCTTTCCAAAGTAGCGTTAGAGGCAAACTTGAAAGATTTTCTCTCAGTCGGAAGAGGATTGAATGATCAGAATTTCCTTCCAAAATCGCTCCTTGCAAATGTATTTGAAGCGCTTATCGCAGCAATTTATCTTGATGGAGGGCTGAAGGAAGCTTACCGTTTTACTCTCAAATATTTAAAGAAAGAAATTGACATCGTTTGCAGGAATCAACACGAGAAAAATTACAAATCAATACTCCAACAATACAGCCAAAAGGAATACGGTGTCACCCCCAGCTATAGGATAGTACAGCAAGTAGGTCCCGACCATGGAAAGTCATTTGAAGTTGTGGTGTTAATAAAAAACAATGAATACGGTAAAGGATGGGGGAAAAGTAAAAAGGAAGCGGAACAATCCGCCGCAAAGGAAACGCTGAAAATCCTTATTCCGGATTTCATTCCTAATGGTGACTGCTTAGATTAAATGAGTAATTACATTATTTCTGTACTATTTATCGGTTACTTACAAAATTATTTTCTGCATACGGAAGATCAAGAAGCTGTTTCATTTCGGATGTAATAGACTCGATTTCATCTTCTCTCAGTTCAGGATTAAAAACTCTATGCTCACGATCATCTTTTATGCAATATAGTACCATAAATTCTTTTTCATCCTGTTTTTTTAAGGATTTCAATTTAAACATTCTTTTGCGCATAAGAAAAAGGGCAAGCACATATCGTAGGTTTTTTTGGTAAGTCTCGTTTTGATCCTGTAATTTCATAAACATATCATAAAACATCTCTACATTTATTATCTTCTGCACGGGTTTATCTTTTTTCGGAATCTTTGTTTTCCAAAAAGAAAAAATTCTTTCTTCATCGCTTTTCCAACATGCTACACAATAATCTTTTCTGATAAATCCATTTCCGTCGTCAAAAAGGGCAGAATAATACTCTTCTTCATCACAAAATTTCCTCTCACAAAGGATACACCCTCTTGTACTCTTGTTTATTTTCCATTCCATAAAAGACCTAACATTTATCCTCTTATTTTCTCACGTACCTTTTCCTGTATCTCGTTATAAAACGCTTCTGCCCTTTTCTCAACAGAATTTATTTCACTGCGCACCTTTTTAACAATTTCTTGATTTTGAATATACTTAAGATTTATATCAACATTTAATTTTGCGCACTGAAGTGCGGCCTCTGTTAAAATTCCCGCAACACCTACATCTGATATTACCTTCGGGACAACAATATCAACCAGCTCTCTAATCAATTGAAGCAGAGAAAGACAACACCTTGTTGTCTGTACAGGCACTTCAGTCGCTCTAATAGTTGTTTTTTGAATTGTTTCAGATCTCAAATCCTTTTCAGTTTCATTTGATTTTGGTAAATTATATGCCATTCTTACATCGTCGTACGCCATTACATCTTCTTCCATCAAAAACAATAATTTTTCTCTTCTCTTTTCACACTCCTCAAGTATACGCTTACATTGAGCTTCATATTGTTTATAGGTAATTTTATGCAAAGTTATATTCGTCGACATGGAAACCATTGTTGTCGCAAGCGCGCCTGCGAGCGCCGCAATACTACCACCGCCCGGAGTCGGTTCGCCAGAAGCAGCATCTTCCAAATATTTTTCTAATGGTTTGTTTTTGTACATTTCCTACTTCTGTATAACAATTTTGGTATCCATTGTCACAAAATCGTAAAGCTCCTCAACATCAGCATTCTTCATTCTAATACAACCCATGGATGAAGCAGTGCCAATTGATTGCGGCAACGCCGTTCCATGAATACCATAACCACGTATATTTGGTTTGTCTTTAAAACCGATCCAACGGGTGCCCAGGATATTCTCTTCATGTCCATAGGGAAAGACCCCGCCTGTTGGTGAAAACCATGTAGGATTCTTCAATTTATTTTTTACCTCAAAAGATCCCTCCGGAGTTTTATCATTTTTTCCTATACC of the Candidatus Brocadiaceae bacterium genome contains:
- the pheA gene encoding prephenate dehydratase, which gives rise to MDMDALRKQIDALDFRIVSLLNERAKIVLKIGEIKMQNQSQVYVPSREKEVYTRIISQNKGPLTNKCLMAIYRELMAGSLMLEKATRVSYLGPEGTFSYFAAKQKFGSSVEYVPVRDISDVFKEVASGRSDYGIVPVENSSEGGIRETLNLFAEFNLKVCTEIFLPIHHNLMANCTKEEIKKVYSKPQILFQCRNWLASNLPEAKLIEVSSSAEAARFVEKESCSDQGNRYCSAIGNEEIAKKYGLNILVKNIEDRQDNITRFFVLGKEYGAPSGRDRTAVMCYIKNHVGALVEILEPFKANNINLTNIETIPTRQKVWEYCFYLDFEGHVSNENVQKTLQEVSKKCLDVKVLGSFPKVD
- the tpiA gene encoding triose-phosphate isomerase yields the protein MNLSFTEAVEYVKVLRNKLNGSGKTLCGICPSYVFLKEVCDSLKGSGVSVVAQNIHSEIRGAYTGEVSAAMIKEVGCSYTLIGHSERRHVFGETDSFVNAKMKTAFSVDLTPILCIGEKLDERTDGKTESVVRQQLKEGLREIGIDQIKKLVIAYEPVWAIGTGKTASPEQANEVHLFIRNTIKKDYGETIANDLYILYGGSVNPDNARELMMQPEVNGLLVGGASLKVESFVEIIDRAKNQ
- a CDS encoding cyclodeaminase/cyclohydrolase family protein, with the protein product MYKNKPLEKYLEDAASGEPTPGGGSIAALAGALATTMVSMSTNITLHKITYKQYEAQCKRILEECEKRREKLLFLMEEDVMAYDDVRMAYNLPKSNETEKDLRSETIQKTTIRATEVPVQTTRCCLSLLQLIRELVDIVVPKVISDVGVAGILTEAALQCAKLNVDINLKYIQNQEIVKKVRSEINSVEKRAEAFYNEIQEKVREKIRG
- the rnc gene encoding ribonuclease III, whose product is MNNPVQKEKLDECQQTLGYFFTDALLLQKALTHTSCRLENNFSNERLEFLGDAILGMIISDNLYKTLPHYSEGELTKIKSVVVSQTTLSKVALEANLKDFLSVGRGLNDQNFLPKSLLANVFEALIAAIYLDGGLKEAYRFTLKYLKKEIDIVCRNQHEKNYKSILQQYSQKEYGVTPSYRIVQQVGPDHGKSFEVVVLIKNNEYGKGWGKSKKEAEQSAAKETLKILIPDFIPNGDCLD
- a CDS encoding NYN domain-containing protein, whose protein sequence is MLGTRTKGSQQRIGVFVDVQNMFYSAKALHQSKIDYSKLLLEIVGNRNLIRAIAYVVQKPDVDQSSFTDALGRLGYEIKSKELRLRPDGTAKGDWDMGIAIDSIAIAPKLDTVVLVTGDGDFVPLVEMLKAHGCRVETVSFRRSTAVELISASTRYTAIEESMLFKEKKFQKNDPSNE